The genomic DNA ACTCTTCTTGTGTTCTAGTACCCTCACCATTCGACCTCCAGTTGGAGGGTGGGTAGTTCATTTTGTTTGTATGCACGTTCCTAATTCACGTAAATATTTGGCAGACGTGGCACCAACACTGGCAGCACGACCTGAAGCGGGCAATCGAGGAGTATCGTCAAGCAAACCCGAGATATTAATTGGATTTTTCTGGGCTTATTTGCGCGTCACCTTTTATTTATATGTACTATTGCCCATTTCTTCATATCAACCTTGTGTGCGCTATCGCTGGGATGGTGATATGCATCAACATCATAGGGTGCCAGGCCGGGGTATCGCTGACCAAGACTTACCAAGACACGCGGATGTGCCAGGGTCTGTTTCCTTTCCGGCTCGGCGTTCCGCGCGGTGAGGAAATTCCTTGTGTCGAACGATTTTGAGGTTTCCCAACCTATCATCGGATTAGTATATATAACCCTACCTGTCACAGAGAATATTCTTCAACCACGCTCCTTTCCTACACCGACCATGTCGTCAGTTCTTCAAAGAGCGCGTGATTTCACTACTTCGGCTGGTATCCCAGTCAGTACGGCCATTTCGTCCTTCAGCTCTGCCGATGCTGGCTCTGGCCTGTTTGCCGAGGTCTCTGGTCGCACTTGGCTCGCTACTGGACTTGCGGTTGCTGGCTCCCTGCTAGTCCTTGAACAGGCAGTCTACCGTATGAAGAAAAAGCATCTCCCTGGTGCAAAATGGACAATCCCTGTCATCGGCAAGTTCGCTGATAGTTTAAATCCCACCCTTGAGGGGTACAAAAAGCAATGGGACTCTGGAGCATTGAGTGCTGTCAGCGTGTTCAACATGTAAGCAGAAACTGTGTTTCAGCTCCCGGCTCTGGCTCACTTTTTTCAGTTTTATTGTCATCGCGTCTTCAAATGAGTACACCCGAAAAATATTCAATAGCCCTACATTCACTGAGCCCTGCCTCGTTGCTTCGGCCAAGCAGATTTTGCTCAAGGAAAACTGGTGAGAGCTCACTTCACAATAGGGGCGGAATGGCTCGCGCTGACCAAATGCCTTTTTAGGGTATTTTTGGCTGGTAAAGCCCATTCTGATTATCGTCGTGTATTGAACCAATTGTTTACCCGCAAGGCTCTTAGGTACGCCTTTCTTAACTCAATTTTAGCCAATTCGGTTCTAACCGTATCTACAGTATGTACCTGGTCCACCAGGACGCCATCAGCCGTAAATACTTCGCCGAGTGGCTAAAGAACGCAAGTGTTGAGCACCAGGACTCGATGATTCCTATGCGTAATCTTAACATGGAAGCCTCGCTCCGCGTCTTCTGCGGTCGTCACATTCCCACCGAGGCAGCTCACGAAATTAGTGACAAGTACTGGCTCATTACCAAGGCCATGGAGCTTGTCAACTTCCCTCTCGCTATCCCAGGGACTAAGGTCTGGAGTGCCATCCAGGCGCGTAAGGCCGCGATGGTTTACCTTACGGACGCCGCCCGTAAGAGCAAGATTGCCATGGCTGCCGGACAAGAGCCCGAGTGTTTGATTGATGAGTGGGTCAAAGAGATGATGACTGGCGACGAGAAAAAGAAGGAATATTCTAACCACGAGATGGCTATGGTCGTACTCTCGTTCCTATTCGCCTCTCAAGACGCAATGTCCAGTGCAATCATCTACTTGTTCCAACACTTGGCAGACTACCCAGAGGTCTTGGCGAAGGTCCGCGAGGAACAATACCGCGTGCGCAACGGCGATGTTACCAAGCCTTTAACTCTTGAAATGTTGGATGAGATGCCTTACATCCGAGCTGTTGTAAAGGAAAGCCTGCGTCTCAAGCCTCCCGTGACTATGGTCAGTTTATTTCCCGTTTAGTCCCAGTGGTATACTCCATGCTTATCGTTTATTCTTTGAAGGTTCCTTACATGGCTCTGAAGCCCTTCCCTATTTCTGAAGACTATACGGTGCCAGCAGGCGCAATGATCATCCCCTCCCTCTACCCTTCACTTCACGACGCAGATATTTACCCTGATCCCGGTAACTTCCTCCCTGAACGTTGGCTGGATCCCGAGAGCAGCGCCAACCAGAATCCTCGTAACTATATGGTATTCGGTGCCGGACCTCATCGATGTATTGGTGTCGAGTATACCATGATGCATCTTTCGACCGTAATGGGTACCGCCGCCGTTCTTATGGACTGGGATCACAAGGTCACCCCCGATAGCAACGAGGTTCAAATGATTGCAACGTAGGTGCTTTTACCTAATTTTTTTTTCCAACACGACCCCTGACTTTCTTTCCCTTCAGTATCTTTCCCAAAGATGGCTGCCTGTTGAAGTTCACTCCTCGTGCTAACTAGTTGCACCACCACCGCCCGCCTTTGTTTGGGATATTGTAGCAGAACTTTGATATATTAGATAGTTTTATGTTAtattgattacttgttaactCTTTCGCATCGGAACTAAACTGCGAATATTGTTCAATAGTCCAAGCACAAAGTTCTACACCATACAGATATGTGGTGAAGACATATGCCTACCCGTTTGAATTACACGTACACGCAAATCAAGCGCTAGCACTGATGATCTGAGAGTTGGATTGATGCTATGATTATTCCCGGGCTCCAATGTAAATGTAAATGTCGGGACAGGATGCATAAACCTAATTTAGAAGCACCCAAGTAAATTGCGTCAGATCGATTTGGAGTTAGATGGATTGCCCAGATATTGTTTGCAAAATCCATTGACACAAACATTCTAGATATCTACGTACACGAGCTCGAGGCCAGAATTCATTTCGGTCAAACCCAGCTCTGATTGCGTCACCGCGTCATGTGATTCTCAACTAGTGATGTCATGTACATTGATGTGTGGAGAGTTGCACTAGCTGTATAAATAGGCAAGCCATAGTAGGCGGCAGTGTACAACAGTCCATCATCTATAACGTATTCAATATGATTGCCCGTGTACTTCCTACTGTTCGTGTCGGCACTCGTGCCTTCTCGACCACTCTCCGTAACCAGAAGACGGTGACCGAGACTGTTAGTGAGACAGCTCAGGATGTGAGTACTCGTCTAGAGATGCAAACAAGGACCCATTCTCATCTGCACTGATTGAATAGGTAAACCTGAAAGTTGGAAAGGGTTTGGCTTCTGGTATTGATAAGGCAGAGAACGCGACGAACAAAGCCAAAGAGGCCTTAGGTAAACCGCTCTGTTCAGAATTAATATCTCAGCTGCTGACAATAACATTATCAACAGGTGTCGGAAAGAAAAAGGCAGAGCAAGCTGCCGAGGTTGGCAAGCAAAAGGCGAACCAAACGACCGCTCAGGCTCGTGGCAAAGCCGAGGAATTGAAGGACAAAGCTAAAGACCTCTAATAACAATGGACGCATTCAATCCAACCACAATGTATCATATCCATGTACCTTCATCGTGTACTATTATAGCAATTACACATTTTGATCGTTCAACTATATACCACCCCTTGATGCAAGATCAAAACAaaggcgcatatatacaccgCGTGAGACCCAGGCAATTCTATTCAGTTAAATTGAGGAACATCTGAACACATGGTGCCTTGATGAATGATTGTACTCTGTCTTGCTGATTAGCGTTCAATCTGGCAAACTTGTATACAAGCGCCATAGCATTATTAGGTAAAGCCTGGCGCCCGATAGCTTTGGACCTTCATATCGCCACCATCGCGCATCATGTCTCGGAAGGAGGTTTCAGTACTTGTAGTATGTTTAGGTGCGTAGCCTTCAGTACCTATCTGGTTACACCAGTGCGATTGATTAAGGTCAATAACCAGGCAATATCTGTCGAAGGTATTCTGGATTGTTCATGATCGTGGGATTCAATGCGAGCGTTGACTGAATAGCCCCATGGGTCATGCAGTTCTCGAACATGAAGCAAAGAAACGCGAGCTACCCGTTGTAGTCGATAGCGCGGTGAGCATCTAATTAGCATGCTCAGAAACTATCCACCTGACCTCGGCGGCGATGGTCAGGGCACTGCAGCCTACCACGTTGGAGAACTTCCAGATGAAAGGTATGGGGTGATGTTGCTAGAAGGCGGAGCCTTATTCTCACTCGATACATTGGGAAAAGAACTGTGTCAACTTGCAAAAAGGCATATACATCAATTGTGGCTTGCGAACGCACAGACTAACCCCTATATCTCTTAGTATTCAGTTCCGATCAATCATCACGCGCGCGCAGTAAAATCGTCCGACTTCAAGACTTTTGACTATATTTTAGCCTCAGACAATGCGGTGTGTTGCCCCCTCCAAAATGATTATTTCAGAGAGCTAATCCCACGTGCCTCACTAGAATCTATCCAACTTGAAAAGCATGGCTCCAAAGGATTCAACAGCGACTATTGCCTTGTTCGGAGCGTATGGCGATAACCAACCCATCGCAGATCCCTACTACGGCGGGATTGTAAGTGTTTGTGCTTTCTAATCGGGATTTATCTAACGTATGATTTATATGGCAGAGCGGGTTTGAGAAAGCATTCGATCAGTGTGTAAGATATAGTAATGGGTTCTTGGACCAGGTTTTTGGCAAAAAAGAGAGCGTGCTTTGAGCCTGGGGCCTAGATCGCGCGGGCGAGATAGCATCAACTTCTCTATATGCAGTGGATCTGGGGAACTCGCCCAACACATTGCTGAAGGAAACACGTGTATGCACTTACATACTCTGTCAGCCAATTCATCACCTCTAGATTATTTGAATTGGTAGAAGACATGGGCAGTGGCGCGCTTCTTGGTGACTGGGAGAGTAGATCTGTGAGTAGACGAATAGTAAGAACCCCACCGTGCTGCAAGCGCGTTTGGGATACCAAAGGTCTAGATCAGAAGAGTCCAAGGGATACAGAAGGATTCGATAATATTGTACACAAGAGTTACATGGTGATCTGAGAGTATTCTCCAGACTGAAAGCACAATGAAGTTACAGACAAAGACAGCGCGACATTGCTAAAGTACACTGATAGTAGacacacacagaaatataaGTACATTGGAAATATACACCAAACGCCTCGATCCTATTTAAATCGGGGACAAACAGACATAACAGATTTATAGGGACAGAAGACAACAAAAACCCATAAGAAAACTTGGGAGCCTGTTGAACAATCAAGAAAGAGACAGTGTACCTTAGTTTTGCGCGCTAATCTCTCGTAGGGCTGCATAGCATTTTCAGTCGCCAGGTGCTTGGCTTAGATCGGAGTGGCTTTAAACTCCGGTCTCGTTCTCATCTTCCGTTCGTACGCGCTTGCCGCTTCCGATATGCAGCATGTCATCCCACGTGCGTTTGACGCCACGTTCGTCCGATAGTGGAAGACCGGGCCAATCTCTCTTCGGCTCGTCATTAAGGCCAATTACGTTGGCTGGGTTTAGGCCGACAGGAGTGCTTCCGACGTTGGGTTCGAAGCCGAAGCCGAGCCCGCCCAGGCCAAGAGCGTCGACGTCATGTAGCATAAACATTGGGGACGAACTGGAAGATGGAGAAGAACAAGTTGCCGAGATGGGGGAGTAAGTTTCGGCAGGCAGAGGTTGGCGAGAATGGAATGGGGATCCAGGAGAACATAAAAGAGGGTACGAAGAGCTAGATATCCCCATATGCGGGGTTACCGGAGATTGTGTGACATCATCAGCATCGTCCGAGGAAGAGTCGGCACCAGGTGACACAGTACTGAATGGGTCCAAGCTAGAGTGTTTTCCACGAAGGAACTGGCTAGCACCAGTGCGCTTTTTTACATCGTCGACGATGGCATCAAGGCCTTTGCCGGTAACATGGTCCTCTTCGATCGGAGAGTCGGTGTACTTGTTTGGATGCAGACGCCGTTCCAACGCACATGCGACAGCTCGCAGACGGTCGTCGTGGGAGGCAAGCACAGAAACAGCTTCGGCACGACGAGCCCAGTAAGAGAACTGAGTGTTGGACCAGCCCGAGAGGGCGAGTACTGTGTTGCGTGTAAGAGTTACCGAGCCCGAAGGGGCGTCATTATAAGGGTGGGAAAGGGATTTGATTGGGTTATAAGGATGGCTAATAGTGCATTTAAAAGCCCTGTAAGTGTTCGTTCATTAAGATGATGCTTAGTATACCCACGGAACGAAGGTCCTGAGCACTTCTTTGACAACTTCGACCTTTACTAAGAAGTCGACTGCGCTTGCACCAGTCGATTTGGTTTCACGGGTTTCAGATCCGTCCGAAAGGCGTCTCGGTCTCGATGGGCGCGTTCGGTTGCGTGTGGCTCCGAGTCTGCGCTCGAAGAGACGGGATGAGAATGTCTGCCATTTGTCCTCGCCTAACCGGTGACGAAGGAAATGTTCAGCGTAGGGGTCGATCTGATTGGCGCATTGAGCCTTGGTTCTCCGAGGGAACGACTTGGACTGCCACAGAATGTATTAAGTGGGGCTCCGGAAATCCGGAATAGCATAGCAGCATACCTTGGTATCGAAGTTGACAATTACGTCGTCGACATTCGGATGTACAACTTGGTAAAGA from Rhizoctonia solani chromosome 16, complete sequence includes the following:
- a CDS encoding cytochrome P450 family protein, coding for MSSVLQRARDFTTSAGIPVSTAISSFSSADAGSGLFAEVSGRTWLATGLAVAGSLLVLEQAVYRMKKKHLPGAKWTIPVIGKFADSLNPTLEGYKKQWDSGALSAVSVFNIFIVIASSNEYTRKIFNSPTFTEPCLVASAKQILLKENWVFLAGKAHSDYRRVLNQLFTRKALSMYLVHQDAISRKYFAEWLKNASVEHQDSMIPMRNLNMEASLRVFCGRHIPTEAAHEISDKYWLITKAMELVNFPLAIPGTKVWSAIQARKAAMVYLTDAARKSKIAMAAGQEPECLIDEWVKEMMTGDEKKKEYSNHEMAMVVLSFLFASQDAMSSAIIYLFQHLADYPEVLAKVREEQYRVRNGDVTKPLTLEMLDEMPYIRAVVKESLRLKPPVTMVPYMALKPFPISEDYTVPAGAMIIPSLYPSLHDADIYPDPGNFLPERWLDPESSANQNPRNYMVFGAGPHRCIGVEYTMMHLSTVMGTAAVLMDWDHKVTPDSNEVQMIATIFPKDGCLLKFTPRAN
- a CDS encoding phosphotyrosine protein phosphatase; protein product: MGHAVLEHEAKKRELPVVVDSAGTAAYHVGELPDERTVSTCKKAYTSIYSVPINHHARAVKSSDFKTFDYILASDNANLSNLKSMAPKDSTATIALFGAYGDNQPIADPYYGGISGFEKAFDQCVRYSNGFLDQVFGKKESVL